From the genome of Solidesulfovibrio carbinolicus, one region includes:
- a CDS encoding CBS domain-containing protein, whose amino-acid sequence MFKRRVGELAKRPLIVPADATVTQAADLMVRADVSCLAAVTGAKVVGFVTERELVRRLDVDLDPASPVRETLSRTVGGGILKDLSANEAIKTMLERKERHLPVIDVGGSLIGVVTDKELVDALAVDFMVENVDCRAVMRPEPICLPPEAPVQAALDRMRQAGVGSVLVVVDGKAAGIFTERDALRAIMGQPERLDDPVSAYMSRPVVSVPAEAMVYKVILYMRQKGVRRLAVTEADGRLAGVLTQPDILLYARRMG is encoded by the coding sequence ATGTTCAAACGCAGGGTCGGCGAACTGGCCAAAAGGCCCCTTATCGTGCCGGCGGACGCCACCGTGACCCAGGCGGCCGATCTTATGGTGCGCGCCGACGTCAGTTGCCTGGCCGCCGTCACCGGGGCCAAGGTCGTGGGGTTCGTCACCGAGCGCGAGTTGGTGCGTCGCCTGGACGTCGATCTCGACCCGGCCTCGCCCGTGCGCGAAACCCTGTCGCGCACCGTGGGCGGCGGCATCCTCAAGGACCTGTCGGCCAACGAAGCCATCAAGACCATGCTGGAGCGCAAGGAGCGCCATCTGCCGGTCATCGACGTGGGCGGCTCGCTCATTGGCGTGGTCACGGACAAGGAGCTCGTGGACGCCCTGGCCGTGGACTTCATGGTGGAAAATGTCGATTGCCGGGCCGTCATGCGGCCCGAGCCGATCTGCCTGCCCCCGGAAGCGCCCGTGCAGGCGGCCCTGGACCGGATGCGTCAGGCCGGCGTCGGCTCGGTGCTGGTGGTTGTGGACGGCAAGGCCGCCGGCATCTTCACCGAACGCGACGCCCTGCGGGCCATCATGGGCCAGCCCGAACGGCTCGACGATCCCGTCTCGGCCTACATGAGCCGGCCGGTGGTCAGCGTGCCGGCCGAGGCCATGGTTTACAAGGTCATTTTGTACATGCGCCAAAAGGGCGTGCGCCGTCTGGCCGTCACCGAAGCCGACGGCCGCCTGGCCGGCGTGCTCACCCAGCCCGACATCCTGCTCTACGCCAGGCGCATGGGCTGA
- a CDS encoding helix-turn-helix domain-containing protein yields the protein MSDILDAVQEMARGLHDAGGMDKTTLRQLEALCLPKARALSPEQIKAIREKTRMSRSVFAALLNVGPSTVEHWERGLKKPSGPSLRLLDVVDRKGVDALC from the coding sequence ATGAGCGACATTCTTGACGCCGTCCAGGAGATGGCCCGGGGGCTTCATGACGCCGGCGGCATGGACAAGACGACCCTGCGACAGCTCGAAGCGCTGTGCCTGCCCAAGGCCAGGGCGCTTAGCCCGGAACAAATCAAGGCAATACGCGAAAAGACCCGCATGAGCCGCAGCGTGTTCGCCGCGTTGCTCAACGTCGGCCCGTCCACGGTCGAGCACTGGGAACGGGGCCTCAAAAAACCCAGCGGCCCGTCCCTGCGGCTGCTCGACGTGGTGGACCGCAAAGGCGTCGACGCCTTGTGCTAG
- the glgP gene encoding alpha-glucan family phosphorylase → MQPLRVYSVVPKLPEKLRPLWDLAYNLLFSWNDDIVSLFAQVDRKIWRECYGNPVCFLNRLPQKTLEALAEDDFFVERVADLRQSLATYLARKNSSIPFPDRDGTPVIAYFSLEYGISQCLPVYSGGLGILAGDHLKSASDLCVPLVGIGLCYQQGYFRQYLTPDGWQQERYPIYDFEQMPLTLCKDEAGNPLLVHVDLKGERVAAQLWKAQVGRVSLYLMDTNVPENQPGTRQLTNRLYGGDLETRVRQEYLLGIGGIRALEVLGLKPKVIHMNEGHSAFAGLERIANFMDKHQLSFEAAMELVASSSIFTTHTPVPAGNDRFPPELIQAYFEDYAKRLGLAFKVLLALGREDPRNDTEHFCMTVLALKLSRFNNGVSQLHGEVSRKMWNRVWTQYPMEDVPIGAITNGVHVPTWVAQDLAALYDRYLGANWREDPDTSRVFSQAHLISDAELWRTHERLRERLVGYVRERLRDQLLARGAKRKELQTADEVLDPQALTIGFARRFATYKRASMLLQDKERLIRIISDAQRPVQFIFAGKAHPHDNEGKRLIQELVQLCTSTACRYNLVFLEDYDMEIASYLVQGVDVWLNTPRRPLEACGTSGMKAMCNGVLNFSTLDGWWAEAWKPDNSVGWAVGMGEEYEDAGYQDFVESQTLYNILENEIIPTFYERGHGNLPRNWIRKMKDSICELTPVYNSHRMVEDYARIAYIPALENYTRLTREECAPAKDLASWRMDIMTKWGGLDVRNVRAGDPEQLHVGDPVRVTCEVHLNGIRPQDVSVQIYAGRLDVEGKFAQRETVDMRPVETTADGWHMYMGEVQPSEAGRFGFTVRVLPHHPLLLDSHSLGLIRWAQGA, encoded by the coding sequence ATGCAGCCGTTACGTGTCTACAGCGTGGTGCCGAAACTTCCGGAGAAGCTGCGGCCGCTTTGGGATCTGGCGTACAATCTGCTCTTTTCCTGGAACGACGACATCGTGTCGCTTTTCGCCCAGGTTGATCGCAAGATCTGGCGGGAGTGCTACGGCAATCCGGTCTGTTTCCTCAACCGCCTGCCGCAAAAGACCCTGGAAGCCCTGGCCGAGGACGACTTCTTCGTGGAGCGCGTGGCCGATCTGCGCCAGAGCCTGGCCACTTATCTGGCCCGCAAGAACTCGTCCATTCCCTTCCCGGACCGCGACGGCACGCCGGTCATCGCCTATTTCAGCCTGGAGTACGGCATCAGCCAGTGCCTGCCGGTCTATTCCGGCGGCCTGGGGATTCTGGCCGGCGACCATCTCAAATCGGCCAGCGACCTGTGCGTGCCCCTGGTCGGCATCGGCCTGTGCTACCAGCAGGGCTATTTCCGCCAGTACCTCACCCCGGACGGCTGGCAGCAGGAACGCTACCCCATTTACGACTTCGAGCAGATGCCGCTGACCTTGTGCAAGGACGAGGCCGGCAATCCCCTGCTCGTCCATGTGGACCTCAAGGGTGAGCGGGTGGCGGCCCAGCTGTGGAAGGCGCAGGTCGGGCGCGTTTCGCTCTATCTCATGGACACCAACGTGCCGGAAAACCAGCCCGGCACGCGCCAGCTCACCAACCGCCTCTACGGCGGCGACCTGGAAACCCGGGTGCGCCAGGAATACCTGCTCGGCATCGGCGGCATCCGCGCCCTGGAGGTCCTGGGCCTCAAGCCCAAGGTCATCCACATGAACGAGGGCCATTCGGCATTCGCGGGCCTTGAGCGCATCGCCAACTTCATGGACAAGCACCAGCTGTCCTTCGAGGCGGCCATGGAGCTTGTGGCCTCCAGCTCCATCTTCACCACCCACACCCCGGTGCCGGCCGGCAACGACCGGTTTCCGCCGGAACTCATCCAGGCCTATTTCGAGGACTACGCCAAGCGCCTGGGTCTGGCCTTCAAGGTGCTCTTGGCCCTTGGCCGCGAAGACCCGCGAAACGACACCGAACATTTCTGCATGACCGTGCTGGCGCTCAAGCTCTCGCGCTTTAATAACGGCGTTTCCCAGCTCCACGGCGAGGTCTCGCGCAAGATGTGGAACCGGGTCTGGACCCAGTATCCCATGGAGGACGTGCCCATCGGGGCCATCACCAACGGCGTGCACGTGCCGACCTGGGTGGCCCAGGATCTGGCCGCCCTCTACGACCGCTACCTCGGGGCCAACTGGCGCGAGGACCCGGACACCTCGCGTGTCTTTTCCCAGGCCCATCTGATTTCCGACGCCGAACTGTGGCGCACCCACGAGCGGCTGCGCGAACGGCTCGTCGGCTACGTGCGCGAGCGCTTGCGCGACCAGCTGCTGGCGCGCGGGGCCAAGCGCAAGGAACTGCAGACCGCCGATGAGGTTCTTGATCCCCAGGCGCTGACCATCGGCTTCGCCCGGCGGTTCGCCACCTACAAACGGGCCAGCATGCTGCTCCAGGACAAGGAGCGGCTCATTCGCATCATCTCCGACGCCCAGCGCCCGGTGCAGTTCATTTTCGCCGGCAAGGCCCATCCCCACGACAACGAGGGCAAGCGGCTCATTCAGGAGCTGGTGCAGCTGTGCACCAGCACGGCCTGCCGCTACAATCTGGTGTTTCTCGAAGACTACGACATGGAGATCGCCAGCTACCTCGTCCAGGGCGTGGACGTGTGGCTCAACACGCCGCGCCGGCCCCTGGAAGCCTGCGGCACCAGCGGCATGAAGGCCATGTGCAACGGCGTGCTCAATTTCTCGACCCTGGACGGCTGGTGGGCCGAGGCCTGGAAGCCCGACAACAGCGTGGGCTGGGCCGTGGGCATGGGCGAGGAATATGAAGACGCCGGGTACCAGGATTTCGTGGAGAGCCAAACGCTCTACAACATCCTGGAAAACGAGATCATCCCGACCTTCTACGAGCGGGGCCACGGCAATCTGCCGCGCAACTGGATCCGCAAGATGAAGGACTCCATTTGCGAGCTCACGCCGGTCTACAACTCCCACCGCATGGTGGAGGACTACGCCCGCATCGCCTACATCCCGGCCCTGGAGAACTACACCCGCCTGACGCGCGAGGAATGCGCCCCGGCCAAGGACCTGGCCTCCTGGCGCATGGACATCATGACCAAGTGGGGCGGCCTTGATGTCCGCAACGTGCGGGCCGGCGACCCCGAGCAGCTGCACGTGGGCGACCCGGTGCGGGTGACCTGCGAGGTGCATTTAAACGGCATCCGCCCCCAGGACGTGTCGGTGCAGATTTACGCCGGCCGGCTGGACGTGGAAGGCAAGTTCGCCCAGCGCGAGACCGTGGACATGCGGCCGGTGGAGACGACGGCCGACGGCTGGCACATGTACATGGGCGAGGTGCAGCCCTCCGAAGCCGGACGTTTCGGCTTCACGGTGCGGGTGTTGCCGCACCATCCGCTGCTGCTCGACTCCCACAGCCTGGGGCTGATTCGCTGGGCCCAGGGGGCGTAG
- a CDS encoding hydantoinase/oxoprolinase family protein, which translates to MLCGIDVGGTHTDAVLIGPEGVVACAKLPTNHDDLLASIREALSSIVAVAGPAAIHRLTLSTTLTTNAIIEGTADAVGVLVSGGPGIDPEAYRQGGHYHVLAGAIDHRGRETAAIDLDAAKAVVDAWLAEGLRAFAAVTKFSTRCPDQELALRGLLAGRADCVSLGHEFSGRLGFGRRIATACLNSAVWRVYNRFCDAVEQSVADLGMTAAINVLKADGGTMPLSVSRAQPVQSILSGPAASVMGIIAVCDIAEDSVILDIGGTTTDIAVFAAGAPLIENEGIAIDGRPTLVRALRTRSIGVGGDSAVTVSRQAIEVGPRRFGPPMALGGKVPTLIDALNVQNVIAVGDPRASYQGLLAAAAPHGFEPEEVAEAAILNAVNQIRSEVAAVVREINDRPVYTIFELLEGKHVRPTRVYVMGGPALALSALLQDAFSEEVIVPESFAVANAIGAALARPTFSVELFADTAAGRLTIPSLGVARSVSGNYSQAAAEGEAGASLRDYLASIGADVDDAPIETVELSSFPMVEGQELAGYNIRVACQVRPGVSGAYKQAVSKQC; encoded by the coding sequence ATGCTTTGCGGCATCGACGTCGGCGGCACGCACACGGACGCGGTCCTCATCGGCCCGGAAGGGGTCGTTGCTTGCGCCAAGCTGCCCACCAACCATGACGATCTCCTCGCCTCCATACGCGAGGCGCTTTCCAGCATCGTGGCCGTGGCCGGGCCGGCCGCCATCCATCGCCTGACCCTGTCCACCACGCTCACCACCAACGCCATCATCGAAGGCACGGCCGACGCCGTGGGCGTCCTCGTGTCCGGCGGCCCGGGCATCGACCCCGAGGCGTATAGACAGGGCGGGCATTACCATGTCCTGGCCGGGGCCATCGACCACCGGGGCCGCGAAACCGCCGCCATCGACCTCGACGCGGCCAAGGCCGTTGTCGACGCCTGGCTGGCCGAGGGGCTGCGCGCCTTTGCCGCGGTCACCAAATTTTCCACCCGCTGCCCGGACCAGGAGCTGGCCCTGCGCGGCTTGCTCGCCGGCCGGGCCGACTGCGTGTCGCTGGGGCACGAATTTTCCGGCCGCCTGGGCTTTGGACGGCGCATCGCCACGGCCTGCCTCAACAGCGCCGTGTGGCGCGTCTACAACCGCTTTTGCGACGCCGTGGAACAATCCGTGGCCGACCTGGGCATGACCGCCGCCATAAACGTGCTCAAGGCCGACGGCGGCACCATGCCGTTGTCGGTTTCCCGCGCCCAGCCCGTGCAGTCCATCCTGTCCGGCCCGGCCGCCTCGGTCATGGGCATCATCGCCGTGTGCGACATCGCCGAGGATTCGGTCATCCTCGACATCGGCGGCACCACCACCGACATCGCCGTTTTTGCCGCCGGCGCGCCGCTTATTGAAAACGAAGGCATCGCTATCGACGGCCGCCCGACGCTCGTGCGGGCGCTGCGCACCCGCTCCATCGGCGTGGGCGGCGATTCGGCCGTCACGGTCAGCCGGCAGGCCATCGAGGTCGGCCCGCGCCGCTTCGGCCCGCCCATGGCCCTGGGCGGCAAGGTTCCGACGCTTATTGACGCGCTCAACGTCCAAAACGTCATCGCCGTGGGCGATCCCCGGGCCTCGTATCAGGGCCTGCTTGCCGCCGCCGCGCCCCACGGCTTCGAGCCCGAAGAGGTGGCCGAGGCCGCCATCCTCAATGCCGTCAACCAGATCCGCTCGGAAGTGGCGGCCGTTGTGCGCGAAATAAACGACCGCCCGGTCTACACCATCTTCGAGCTGCTGGAAGGCAAGCACGTGCGCCCCACCCGGGTCTACGTCATGGGCGGACCGGCGCTGGCCCTTTCCGCCCTGCTCCAGGACGCCTTTTCCGAGGAAGTCATCGTGCCCGAGAGCTTTGCCGTGGCCAACGCCATCGGCGCGGCCCTGGCCAGGCCGACCTTTTCCGTGGAGCTTTTCGCCGACACCGCTGCCGGCCGCCTGACCATTCCCTCCCTGGGCGTGGCCCGGTCCGTGTCCGGCAACTACAGCCAGGCGGCCGCCGAGGGCGAGGCCGGGGCCAGCCTGCGCGACTATCTCGCCTCCATCGGGGCCGACGTCGACGACGCGCCCATCGAAACCGTGGAGCTGTCGTCGTTTCCCATGGTCGAGGGCCAGGAGCTGGCCGGCTACAACATCCGCGTGGCCTGCCAGGTGCGGCCTGGCGTCTCCGGGGCCTACAAACAGGCGGTGTCCAAGCAATGCTGA
- a CDS encoding sulfite exporter TauE/SafE family protein translates to MPALVAVCATALVASLLTLYSGFGLGTLLTPIMAIYFPIEAAVAMTALVHFANNLFKLALFARKADWKVAAVFGLPALLASFGGAALLVALADLPPLATYTLFGAPHAVTPVKLVVGLLIGLFSLPEITKRIKKRGLPPALLPLGGLVSGFFGGLSGHQGAFRSAFLLRLGLPKETFIATGVVVACLVDAARLAVYAGHLSAPGVADNLPLLLAASACAFAGAFAGARILGKMTLDGVSRLVGWMLLTLAGLLAAGIV, encoded by the coding sequence ATGCCCGCCCTTGTCGCCGTCTGCGCCACCGCCCTTGTCGCCTCGCTGCTGACGCTTTATTCCGGCTTCGGCCTGGGCACGCTCCTCACGCCCATCATGGCGATCTACTTTCCCATCGAGGCGGCCGTGGCCATGACCGCCCTGGTGCACTTCGCCAACAACCTCTTCAAGCTGGCGCTTTTTGCCCGCAAGGCCGACTGGAAGGTCGCGGCCGTGTTCGGGCTGCCGGCCCTGTTGGCCAGTTTCGGCGGCGCGGCCCTGCTGGTGGCCCTGGCCGATCTGCCGCCGCTGGCGACCTACACGCTTTTTGGCGCGCCCCACGCCGTCACGCCGGTCAAGCTCGTGGTGGGGCTGCTCATCGGACTGTTCTCCCTGCCCGAGATCACCAAGCGCATCAAAAAGCGCGGCCTGCCGCCGGCCCTGCTCCCCCTGGGCGGGCTGGTTTCCGGCTTTTTCGGCGGCCTGTCCGGCCATCAGGGCGCGTTTCGCAGCGCCTTTCTCCTGCGCCTGGGCCTGCCCAAGGAGACGTTTATCGCCACCGGCGTGGTCGTGGCCTGTCTGGTGGACGCCGCCCGGCTGGCCGTCTACGCCGGCCATCTGTCCGCGCCGGGCGTGGCCGACAACCTGCCCCTGCTCCTGGCCGCCTCGGCCTGCGCCTTTGCCGGCGCCTTCGCCGGGGCGCGGATTCTCGGCAAGATGACCCTCGACGGCGTGAGCAGGCTGGTCGGCTGGATGCTGCTGACCCTGGCCGGGCTGTTGGCGGCGGGCATTGTCTAG
- a CDS encoding type II toxin-antitoxin system RelE/ParE family toxin — MRVFKTKRLDRWAGKEGLADKALWQAALEVAAGNVEASLGQCLYKKRLARPGEGKRSGLRTIIAFKNASGDRVFFVYGFAKKQQANITETERHGLALVAKHFLDATPVVIDNLLRAGELVEVIKETDDERHS; from the coding sequence GTGCGCGTGTTCAAAACCAAGCGGCTTGACCGATGGGCCGGCAAGGAAGGCCTCGCCGACAAGGCCTTGTGGCAAGCCGCGCTGGAAGTGGCGGCGGGCAATGTCGAGGCCAGCCTGGGGCAATGCCTCTATAAAAAACGTCTGGCCCGGCCGGGGGAAGGCAAACGCTCGGGATTGCGAACCATTATCGCGTTCAAAAACGCCAGCGGAGACCGGGTGTTTTTCGTCTACGGGTTTGCAAAAAAACAGCAGGCCAACATCACCGAAACGGAACGGCACGGCTTGGCCCTCGTCGCCAAGCATTTTCTCGACGCCACGCCAGTCGTGATCGACAACCTCCTGCGCGCCGGAGAACTCGTCGAGGTCATCAAGGAGACAGACGATGAGCGACATTCTTGA
- a CDS encoding HDOD domain-containing protein, which translates to MTVDSAFIPTGDAPLFVTRLLELGASRREALPAPSPGAAPAASLSPGKRRSLADINPPPLPEAYLALRRTAENPLSGVADVAKAVSLDPSLAAYVLRLANSPIYAPRVRVETVSRAVGLIGLTEIVNLAAGAVLSRLFDKPPRADLLSMPDFWRHAVAVGMLARGLARRRDEAASERFFVAGLLHDMGRLVLAVAEPDLAQAVLARVAEGRIPSDAAERLELGFDHAALGGRIGDKWRLADTLIEGVAAHHDPAQCPESVVAAAVHVADFMANALGYRVTPCGALPRLDLRALAMFRLAEADPAEFDELLGEGLAALAALFTP; encoded by the coding sequence ATGACCGTCGACAGCGCCTTTATCCCCACCGGCGACGCGCCGCTGTTCGTGACGCGGCTGCTTGAGCTTGGCGCTTCCCGGCGCGAGGCTCTGCCCGCGCCGTCGCCGGGAGCTGCTCCGGCCGCGTCCCTGTCCCCGGGCAAACGTCGGTCCCTGGCCGACATCAATCCGCCGCCCCTGCCCGAAGCCTACCTGGCCCTGCGCCGTACGGCCGAGAACCCCCTAAGCGGAGTGGCCGACGTGGCCAAGGCCGTGTCCCTGGACCCGAGCCTGGCCGCCTACGTGCTGCGCCTGGCCAACAGCCCCATCTATGCCCCAAGGGTCCGGGTGGAGACCGTCAGCCGGGCCGTGGGCCTTATCGGCCTCACCGAAATCGTCAATCTGGCCGCCGGCGCGGTGCTGTCCCGGCTGTTCGACAAGCCGCCCCGGGCCGATCTGCTGTCCATGCCCGATTTCTGGCGTCACGCCGTGGCCGTGGGCATGCTGGCCCGGGGGCTGGCCCGGCGACGCGACGAGGCCGCGTCGGAGCGCTTTTTCGTGGCCGGCCTGCTCCACGACATGGGCCGGCTGGTCCTGGCCGTGGCCGAACCCGATCTGGCCCAGGCGGTGCTGGCCCGGGTGGCCGAGGGGCGCATCCCGTCCGACGCGGCCGAGCGGTTGGAGCTTGGCTTCGACCATGCCGCCCTGGGCGGGCGCATCGGCGATAAATGGCGGCTGGCCGACACGCTGATCGAAGGCGTGGCCGCCCATCACGATCCGGCTCAGTGCCCGGAATCGGTGGTGGCCGCCGCCGTGCATGTGGCCGATTTCATGGCCAATGCCCTGGGGTACCGCGTAACACCCTGCGGGGCGCTGCCCCGGCTCGACCTGCGCGCCCTGGCCATGTTCCGCCTGGCCGAGGCCGACCCGGCGGAATTTGACGAACTCCTGGGCGAGGGCCTGGCCGCCCTGGCCGCCCTGTTCACGCCATGA
- a CDS encoding DUF4831 family protein, with the protein MRIHRIFMCVVGIIAFVNLLACSTTTNKVTPLAELPDKSNPGAIYILPKTAVALNIPIKITTYNRADKEFDLQLMKEAAETAYLLHNASSQTRIAEEAQKAAQGEANAAQREFEKLTAEANSSPDNKDVIQKLSESRTKWEIALNKYEHAKAYYISKKDEQMQLQIQKRQALKNQRKLKSLEKSRANACEKEIAALFREGTSSPRFETGDAQITISAVPDADHIYNMDLSTTFLKDTKKKLVFNENGMLVSADYSAKDKTLEFTVQVIESLAKIGSTLLTGGYSTTDTDSPPPSPCTEEDKKAIETYVSLTLDRDNWLFGKNPAGIDPSLDVFKARLAAIDARMADLKDRLLGKDVTNITLICPLDDSLLLHDGQHKLLPLFTDAIAQQRLAQLQATVREKVGAAGIAKLESLEVIVKVNHEHPSQKVKGLVPEPKGERGLYYRMPGEVSITLVQTKDGKIDKVVGETFKVPVAQLGPVLALPSKMKTTDAAFSMEFFTDTGGLKSLGVETKAIDMQQVEKLGNSGVALVSAIAASNNKINQLKQQKEELSLEMDIRELREGKRPTQ; encoded by the coding sequence ATGCGAATTCACAGGATCTTTATGTGTGTCGTTGGAATAATTGCCTTCGTGAACTTGCTTGCCTGTTCCACAACGACGAACAAAGTCACCCCATTGGCGGAGCTGCCGGACAAAAGCAACCCAGGGGCGATTTATATTCTGCCAAAGACTGCGGTCGCGCTCAATATTCCGATAAAAATCACAACTTACAACAGAGCAGATAAGGAATTTGACTTACAACTCATGAAAGAGGCCGCAGAAACTGCATATTTATTACACAATGCCTCTTCCCAGACGAGGATTGCGGAAGAAGCCCAAAAGGCTGCCCAGGGCGAAGCGAATGCCGCACAAAGAGAGTTTGAAAAGCTCACCGCTGAAGCAAATTCATCACCAGACAATAAAGATGTAATACAAAAACTATCTGAGTCGAGGACAAAATGGGAAATCGCCCTGAATAAATATGAACATGCAAAAGCATATTACATTTCAAAAAAAGACGAGCAAATGCAGTTACAAATTCAAAAGCGCCAAGCCTTAAAAAACCAAAGAAAGCTTAAATCATTAGAAAAATCAAGAGCAAACGCATGCGAAAAGGAAATTGCAGCACTTTTCCGTGAAGGCACAAGTTCTCCACGATTCGAAACTGGCGACGCCCAAATAACAATATCTGCCGTCCCAGACGCTGATCATATTTACAACATGGATTTAAGCACTACGTTTTTAAAAGACACCAAGAAAAAGCTCGTCTTCAATGAAAACGGCATGTTGGTATCTGCTGATTATTCAGCAAAAGATAAAACGTTGGAATTCACCGTCCAAGTCATAGAATCGCTCGCAAAAATCGGAAGCACACTGTTAACAGGAGGGTATTCGACCACAGATACTGACTCCCCACCCCCATCTCCCTGCACGGAGGAAGACAAAAAGGCTATTGAAACCTATGTTAGCCTTACTCTCGACAGAGACAACTGGCTTTTCGGAAAAAACCCGGCGGGGATTGATCCTTCACTTGACGTCTTCAAAGCAAGACTCGCCGCCATAGACGCCAGGATGGCAGACTTAAAAGACCGTCTTCTTGGCAAGGATGTCACGAACATCACCCTCATATGCCCCCTTGACGACAGCCTTCTTCTGCACGACGGCCAGCACAAACTCTTGCCGCTTTTCACCGACGCCATTGCCCAGCAACGCCTGGCGCAACTTCAGGCCACCGTGCGTGAAAAAGTCGGAGCCGCAGGGATTGCCAAGCTGGAATCCCTGGAAGTCATCGTCAAGGTCAACCACGAGCACCCCTCGCAGAAGGTCAAAGGGCTTGTCCCCGAGCCAAAGGGGGAACGGGGCCTCTATTATCGCATGCCCGGCGAGGTATCGATTACCCTCGTGCAGACAAAGGACGGCAAGATCGACAAGGTCGTCGGCGAGACCTTCAAGGTGCCCGTCGCCCAACTCGGCCCCGTCCTGGCCCTGCCTTCCAAGATGAAGACCACGGACGCGGCTTTTTCCATGGAGTTTTTTACCGATACCGGCGGCCTGAAGTCGCTTGGGGTCGAGACGAAGGCCATTGACATGCAGCAGGTCGAAAAGCTCGGCAACTCCGGCGTGGCCCTGGTCTCGGCCATCGCCGCAAGCAACAACAAGATCAATCAACTCAAGCAGCAAAAAGAAGAGCTGTCCCTGGAAATGGACATCCGGGAACTGCGGGAAGGAAAACGCCCGACGCAGTAG
- a CDS encoding histone deacetylase family protein codes for MLKARHPLGIVFFPAYDWAISPTHPERQERLLYTQDQLREEGVFDIPGVTELKPDLASHEDVARVHFCFPDVAAVTTTSHLISAGGAIRAARTVMEKEAERAFALVRPPGHHAMKVVHGSRGFCNINIEAVMVEWLRERYGPLRVAIVDTDCHHGDGTQDVYWNDPDTLFISLHQDGRTLYPGTGFPLELGGPRALGTTVNVPLPPGTSDQGFLFAMREVVMPLIEDFKPDLIINSAGQDNHFSDPITDMAFSAQGYAQLTELLGADIAVLEGGYAIQGALPYVNLGLVLSMAGLDYSHVREPGFDPAAVRQSDKVTGYIEEVCRDIVKEVRNPRGPGKGDVANGWFSRRKTLYYDTDAITEYQTESVRLCDHCRGVVKYETESTRNPLCLGVEAPIGACERCVDEAYRIYEAGQIKGEYRHLALLDRVGKNYLSFTG; via the coding sequence ATGCTGAAAGCCCGCCATCCCCTGGGGATCGTCTTTTTCCCGGCCTACGACTGGGCCATCTCGCCCACCCACCCCGAGCGCCAGGAACGCCTGCTCTACACCCAGGACCAGCTGCGCGAGGAAGGCGTCTTCGACATCCCGGGCGTAACCGAACTCAAGCCCGACCTGGCCAGCCACGAAGACGTGGCCCGGGTGCATTTCTGCTTTCCCGACGTGGCGGCCGTCACCACCACCTCCCACCTCATTTCCGCCGGCGGGGCCATCCGGGCCGCCCGCACGGTCATGGAAAAGGAAGCCGAGCGCGCCTTTGCCCTGGTGCGGCCGCCCGGCCACCACGCCATGAAGGTGGTCCACGGCTCGCGCGGGTTTTGCAACATCAACATCGAAGCGGTGATGGTGGAATGGCTGCGGGAGCGCTACGGCCCCTTGCGCGTGGCCATCGTGGACACCGACTGCCATCATGGCGACGGCACCCAGGACGTCTACTGGAACGACCCCGATACGCTCTTTATTTCCCTGCACCAGGACGGCCGCACGCTGTATCCCGGCACGGGCTTTCCCCTGGAACTCGGCGGCCCAAGAGCCTTGGGGACCACGGTCAACGTGCCCCTGCCGCCCGGAACCTCGGACCAGGGCTTCCTTTTCGCCATGCGCGAAGTGGTCATGCCGCTTATTGAGGACTTCAAGCCCGATCTGATCATCAACTCCGCCGGCCAGGACAACCATTTCTCCGACCCCATCACGGACATGGCCTTCTCGGCCCAGGGCTACGCCCAGCTCACCGAACTGCTCGGGGCGGACATCGCCGTGCTGGAAGGCGGCTACGCCATCCAGGGCGCGCTGCCCTACGTCAATCTGGGGCTGGTGCTGTCCATGGCGGGGCTGGATTACAGCCACGTGCGGGAACCGGGTTTCGACCCGGCGGCCGTGCGCCAAAGCGACAAGGTGACGGGCTACATCGAGGAAGTCTGCCGCGACATCGTCAAGGAAGTGCGTAACCCGCGCGGTCCGGGCAAGGGCGATGTGGCGAACGGCTGGTTTTCGCGGCGCAAGACGCTCTACTACGACACCGACGCCATCACGGAATACCAGACCGAGTCGGTGCGCCTGTGCGACCACTGCCGGGGCGTGGTGAAGTATGAGACGGAATCCACGCGAAACCCGCTGTGCCTGGGCGTTGAAGCGCCCATCGGGGCCTGCGAACGCTGCGTGGATGAAGCCTACCGCATCTACGAGGCCGGCCAGATCAAGGGCGAATACCGCCATCTGGCGCTCCTGGACCGGGTGGGCAAGAACTACCTGAGCTTTACGGGCTGA